One window from the genome of Bacillus sp. SM2101 encodes:
- a CDS encoding spore germination protein encodes MPSIVGPVNINTVSGGVINFGDSFYISPKTQEKSYTGSGSSVSGNFFIVTNGISFTNTGDPDLVDQPQTANA; translated from the coding sequence ATGCCTTCAATCGTTGGACCCGTTAATATTAACACTGTATCTGGCGGAGTGATAAACTTTGGAGATTCCTTTTATATATCGCCGAAAACACAGGAAAAATCTTATACTGGTTCAGGTTCTTCAGTTTCAGGTAACTTCTTCATTGTAACAAATGGAATTAGCTTTACAAACACTGGTGATCCAGATTTAGTAGATCAGCCGCAAACAGCAAATGCATAG
- a CDS encoding YisL family protein, with product MIHAHLTSWVVALILFFIAFSMYKKGSNKGAKISHMSLRLFYLLIIATGGMLYSSGAEIPGLYHVKATLGIIVIAAMEMVLVRSSKEKSTNIAWVLFIISFIVVLYLGFTLPQGTQF from the coding sequence ATAATACATGCACATCTTACCTCTTGGGTTGTAGCTCTTATTCTATTCTTCATTGCATTTTCTATGTACAAAAAGGGAAGTAATAAAGGGGCAAAAATTTCTCACATGAGTTTGCGCCTATTCTATTTACTTATCATCGCAACTGGAGGTATGCTGTATTCAAGTGGGGCAGAAATTCCAGGACTTTACCACGTGAAGGCTACGTTAGGAATTATTGTTATAGCTGCAATGGAAATGGTGTTAGTCCGTTCTTCAAAAGAAAAATCAACAAACATTGCTTGGGTATTATTTATTATCAGTTTTATAGTTGTATTATATTTAGGGTTTACATTACCACAAGGTACTCAGTTTTAA
- the gerPC gene encoding spore germination protein GerPC, giving the protein MYFQDEFYQYMRQLHSFVESQNEKIKQMESTIDQLQNEVEELKNEKHTTIDKIEYKFDQLKVETLSGTLNIGLNPQDSNAIEDFAVTQDQFQVPPIEQLPEGFSQQVFNDVHSFLDRNSVDLIKRIEKQQDFALDDSYRQFMIEDVKKQINPRINYYINKLTPADIQNPAQAKRSMERIVSYVKKDIENSFLAFIQHFPRNIGGEDK; this is encoded by the coding sequence ATGTATTTTCAAGATGAATTCTACCAGTATATGCGCCAACTTCATTCATTTGTGGAATCTCAAAATGAAAAGATTAAACAAATGGAATCAACCATAGATCAATTGCAAAATGAAGTGGAAGAGCTAAAAAACGAAAAACACACGACGATTGATAAGATTGAATACAAATTTGATCAATTAAAGGTTGAAACTCTTTCAGGAACATTAAATATTGGCTTAAACCCACAAGATTCTAATGCAATTGAAGATTTTGCAGTAACTCAAGATCAATTCCAAGTCCCACCAATCGAACAACTTCCTGAAGGTTTTTCACAACAAGTATTTAACGATGTACATTCATTTTTAGACCGGAATAGCGTTGACCTAATTAAAAGGATTGAAAAACAACAAGATTTTGCTCTTGACGACTCCTATCGACAATTCATGATTGAAGATGTAAAGAAACAAATTAACCCCCGGATAAATTATTACATCAATAAACTTACACCTGCTGATATACAAAATCCAGCCCAAGCAAAAAGAAGTATGGAAAGGATCGTTTCATATGTTAAAAAAGATATTGAAAACTCATTTCTCGCTTTCATTCAACATTTCCCAAGAAACATAGGAGGAGAAGATAAATGA
- a CDS encoding spore germination protein: protein MPAIVGVVNVTDIGSSAVFHIGDVYSISPISTAKTFAGAGSFNTGDYLYINNTQSVTNTYDADVIDQPLAANL, encoded by the coding sequence ATGCCTGCTATAGTTGGTGTCGTAAATGTAACTGACATTGGGTCAAGTGCAGTTTTTCATATAGGTGACGTTTATTCAATTTCACCTATAAGCACAGCTAAAACCTTTGCTGGAGCAGGTTCATTTAATACAGGTGATTATTTATATATTAACAACACTCAAAGTGTAACTAATACGTATGATGCTGATGTAATTGATCAACCACTAGCTGCAAATCTGTAG
- a CDS encoding spore germination protein GerPE, whose product MLRRVSVVNKIRIVDVSLSSVFHIGDSVSFTPLARVFAVRREYPLFFSNEGNFEDEIYSQVIPKPPDREPVSVAFHNENPTIHVRNIRIIGIAASSLAQIGSIDEIDAVDRVKNIRQLESNEENQ is encoded by the coding sequence ATGCTACGTAGAGTATCTGTTGTTAACAAAATAAGAATTGTTGATGTATCATTAAGCTCGGTGTTTCATATTGGTGATTCTGTGTCCTTCACGCCGCTTGCTAGAGTTTTTGCAGTTAGACGAGAATATCCGCTATTTTTTTCAAATGAAGGTAATTTCGAAGACGAAATTTACTCACAAGTTATCCCTAAACCGCCAGACCGAGAGCCTGTTTCTGTTGCTTTTCACAACGAAAATCCAACGATACACGTACGTAACATTAGAATCATCGGGATAGCCGCTTCATCTTTAGCTCAAATAGGTTCGATTGATGAAATTGATGCCGTTGATCGTGTGAAGAACATTCGACAATTGGAAAGTAATGAGGAGAATCAATGA
- a CDS encoding DUF2777 family protein → MNIQHRLQLIKEQQRAFINGSIEYIGDEWIFFDDEDDVASNFEDIVQDEFEIWLMDRWLKGSIIESGVVELSKFTYFLQHGDKVRINKKLLLNYSELLQSLNEESFIRFIHCLNQLSFSMYDCIYSHNVLSFFEMNNTNAEGVNFLIFDNLETICNVQHHFFRGSHSTDRFEYTTSSGKRLLSQHI, encoded by the coding sequence ATGAATATACAGCATAGACTGCAATTAATAAAAGAACAACAAAGAGCATTTATAAATGGATCAATTGAATATATTGGTGATGAATGGATTTTTTTTGATGATGAAGATGATGTTGCTTCAAATTTTGAAGATATTGTTCAAGACGAGTTCGAAATTTGGTTGATGGACCGTTGGCTCAAAGGAAGCATCATTGAGTCTGGAGTTGTTGAACTCTCCAAATTCACATATTTCTTACAACATGGAGATAAAGTAAGGATAAACAAGAAGCTGCTGCTTAACTACTCAGAACTATTGCAATCGCTCAATGAAGAAAGCTTTATTAGATTTATCCATTGCTTAAACCAATTGTCTTTTTCTATGTATGATTGTATTTATTCTCATAATGTATTAAGTTTTTTTGAGATGAATAATACAAATGCTGAGGGTGTAAACTTCCTCATCTTCGATAATTTAGAGACAATATGTAACGTGCAGCATCATTTCTTTAGAGGGTCTCATTCAACTGATCGTTTTGAATATACAACTAGTAGTGGGAAACGTTTACTTTCACAGCATATTTAA
- a CDS encoding aspartyl-phosphate phosphatase Spo0E family protein — protein MIQHIIEEKRQQMIDLAATFGYTADETVKCSQELDDLLNVEQEILDSADF, from the coding sequence ATGATTCAACACATAATTGAAGAAAAAAGACAACAAATGATTGACCTTGCAGCAACATTCGGTTATACAGCAGATGAAACAGTAAAATGCAGTCAGGAATTAGATGATTTATTGAACGTGGAACAAGAAATACTAGATTCAGCTGACTTTTAA
- the addA gene encoding helicase-exonuclease AddAB subunit AddA, translating into MTNNLPPKPTESQWTDEQWQAIVAKGQSTLVAAAAGSGKTAVLVERIIKKITAIEDPIDVDRLLVVTFTNASAAEMRSRIGEAIEQAIKEDPSSLHLRKQLSLLNRASISTLHSFCLEVIRKYYYLIDIDPSFRIADEVEGELIREEVIEDMFEEYYGMENNDQFFQLVDCYSNDRNDADVQVLIKKMYDFSRSHPSPNDWLNSVIKMYEITENTSIEDLPYYNYLLADINIQLEGARGLLEQALTITKQPSGPAPRATNIEDDLEQLNRIDRAKNRSWNELYEEMQGLSFSRAKVCRGDQFDEILIEKVTKLRKKARDIIEKLHDELFRRKQELLLNDIREMEPTVKTLVTLVKEFAIRFESVKQGKGLVDFADLEHYCLQILRKTNSAVEEFIPSEAALDYREQFQEVLVDEYQDTNMVQESIIQFVTTNQEHVGNLFMVGDVKQSIYRFRLAEPLLFLSKYKRFSTVGKESGLRIDLAKNFRSRSEVLNATNYIFKQLMNESVGEIDYNSDAELKLGALDYPSNDKMDTEFTLIEKDQDDGEGPTHLSTKEEGVHSFDPVELETAQLEARFMASKIKELINEPFEVFDRKKKMNRRVAYRDIVILLRSMTWAPQIMEEFKQQGIPIYANLSTGYFEATEVAIMLSLLKVIDNPLQDIPLASVLRSPIVQLNGEELANIRLKKKKGTYYEALTSFLKGAPEEYEKELHEKISNFYESLQTWRMKARNGSLSDLIWKIYRETQYYDYVGGLPGGKQRQANLRALYDRARQYEATSFRGLFRFLRFIDRMQDRGDDLGTARAIGEQEDVVRLMTVHSSKGLEFPIVFVSGLSRQFNRQDLNKSYLLDKNLGFASKYINPSLRISYPTLPQLTLKMKMKMELIAEEMRVLYVALTRAKEKLFLVGTVKQASKVINEWQGQLLNHQWLLSDYDRVYAKSYLDWLGPTLVRHRHNEALRNDENIDKVPEELTDYPAKFRIEIKQSTDFLEQDLNNPIEDEQILSAIRSGQSIDLGSSYQDQMVNRLTWEYPNVDATKYRSKQAVSEIKRMRESLDDFSHTSLLAQKQLPIAERPLFLQEKSISPAERGTAMHLFMQQIKLHEPITIEGLSDQLAKMVVHEIITEEQSTAISIEHIHDFFQTELGERLVHATMVKRELPFSLALPAKEAYPKWQIQDEETVLVQGMIDCIFEDDQGIVLLDYKTDTITGRFTNGFEEAEPILTKRYRTQIDLYRHALEQIWQRKIDECYLFFFDGSHLLRM; encoded by the coding sequence ATGACTAATAATCTCCCTCCAAAACCAACTGAAAGTCAATGGACAGATGAGCAGTGGCAAGCAATTGTTGCGAAAGGACAAAGTACATTGGTTGCTGCTGCGGCGGGATCTGGTAAAACAGCAGTATTAGTTGAAAGGATCATAAAAAAAATCACTGCTATTGAAGACCCGATTGATGTTGATCGATTACTCGTTGTGACATTTACAAATGCATCAGCCGCTGAGATGCGTAGTAGGATCGGTGAAGCTATTGAGCAGGCGATTAAGGAAGATCCTAGTTCACTTCACTTACGAAAACAACTAAGCTTGTTAAATCGTGCATCTATATCAACATTACACTCATTTTGTTTAGAAGTGATTCGTAAATACTATTACTTAATTGATATTGATCCAAGCTTTCGCATTGCTGATGAAGTGGAAGGCGAGCTCATAAGAGAAGAAGTTATTGAGGATATGTTTGAAGAGTATTACGGGATGGAAAACAATGACCAATTTTTTCAATTAGTCGATTGTTATTCAAATGATCGAAATGATGCTGATGTGCAAGTATTAATAAAAAAAATGTATGATTTTTCTCGGTCACACCCATCACCTAATGATTGGCTAAACTCAGTCATTAAAATGTACGAGATTACAGAAAATACCTCTATCGAAGACTTGCCATATTATAACTATTTATTAGCAGATATTAATATACAGCTTGAAGGTGCAAGAGGTTTACTAGAACAAGCGTTAACAATTACAAAACAACCGTCAGGGCCTGCACCTAGAGCAACAAATATTGAAGATGACTTAGAGCAGCTTAATCGCATTGATCGTGCTAAGAATCGTTCGTGGAATGAACTATATGAAGAAATGCAAGGTTTATCGTTTTCTCGAGCAAAAGTTTGTCGTGGTGATCAGTTTGATGAGATACTCATAGAAAAAGTGACAAAGCTTCGAAAGAAAGCTAGAGATATCATTGAAAAACTTCATGATGAATTGTTTAGACGTAAGCAAGAATTGTTATTAAATGATATACGAGAAATGGAGCCTACGGTAAAAACGCTCGTTACTTTAGTTAAAGAATTTGCAATAAGATTTGAGAGTGTCAAACAAGGAAAAGGCCTTGTAGATTTTGCAGATTTAGAACATTATTGTTTGCAAATTTTACGGAAAACAAACAGTGCTGTCGAAGAATTCATACCATCTGAAGCTGCTCTCGACTATCGTGAGCAATTTCAAGAGGTTTTAGTGGATGAATACCAAGATACTAACATGGTCCAAGAATCAATTATTCAATTTGTTACAACGAATCAAGAACATGTCGGTAACTTGTTTATGGTAGGTGATGTGAAGCAATCCATTTATCGCTTCCGCCTTGCGGAACCGTTACTATTTTTAAGTAAATACAAACGGTTCAGTACGGTAGGGAAAGAAAGTGGTCTACGAATCGATTTAGCAAAAAATTTCCGAAGTCGTTCAGAAGTATTAAATGCAACAAATTATATATTTAAGCAATTGATGAATGAATCTGTAGGTGAAATTGATTATAACAGTGATGCAGAATTAAAGCTAGGTGCACTTGACTATCCATCAAATGATAAAATGGATACAGAATTTACGTTAATTGAGAAAGATCAAGACGATGGGGAAGGACCAACACATCTTAGCACCAAAGAAGAAGGTGTTCATTCTTTTGATCCGGTTGAATTAGAGACAGCCCAGTTAGAAGCACGTTTTATGGCTAGTAAAATTAAGGAACTTATTAATGAGCCATTTGAAGTGTTTGATCGCAAGAAAAAAATGAACCGTCGTGTTGCATACAGAGATATCGTTATTTTACTTCGTTCAATGACATGGGCGCCTCAAATTATGGAAGAGTTTAAGCAACAAGGCATTCCAATATACGCGAATTTATCAACAGGTTATTTTGAAGCGACAGAAGTTGCAATTATGCTATCCTTGCTTAAAGTGATCGATAATCCTTTGCAAGATATTCCACTCGCGTCTGTGCTTCGTTCACCAATCGTTCAACTGAATGGGGAGGAACTAGCAAATATTCGCTTGAAAAAGAAAAAAGGTACTTATTATGAAGCATTAACAAGCTTTTTGAAGGGTGCACCTGAAGAATATGAAAAAGAGTTACATGAGAAGATAAGTAATTTTTATGAAAGTCTTCAAACATGGCGCATGAAAGCGAGAAATGGGTCACTCTCTGATCTTATATGGAAAATATACAGAGAAACACAGTATTATGATTATGTAGGTGGTTTACCTGGTGGAAAACAACGTCAAGCAAATTTACGGGCATTGTACGATAGGGCAAGGCAATATGAAGCAACCTCTTTTCGAGGATTGTTCCGATTTTTACGATTTATTGATCGTATGCAAGACCGTGGAGACGATCTCGGTACGGCAAGAGCTATTGGGGAACAAGAGGATGTTGTTCGTTTAATGACCGTTCACAGTAGTAAAGGTTTGGAGTTTCCAATTGTTTTTGTAAGTGGCTTGTCAAGACAATTTAATAGACAAGATTTAAACAAATCGTATTTGTTAGATAAAAATTTGGGGTTTGCTTCAAAATATATTAACCCTTCGCTTAGGATTAGCTATCCGACTCTTCCGCAATTAACATTAAAAATGAAAATGAAAATGGAACTAATTGCTGAAGAAATGAGAGTTTTATATGTCGCGTTAACACGAGCCAAGGAAAAGTTATTCTTGGTCGGCACTGTGAAACAAGCATCAAAGGTGATTAATGAATGGCAAGGTCAACTTTTAAATCACCAATGGTTACTTTCAGATTATGATAGGGTATATGCAAAATCATATTTAGATTGGCTTGGACCTACACTGGTACGTCACCGACATAATGAAGCTTTACGAAATGACGAAAACATTGATAAAGTGCCCGAAGAATTAACTGACTATCCTGCAAAGTTTCGGATAGAGATTAAACAATCAACTGATTTTTTAGAACAAGATTTGAACAATCCTATAGAAGATGAACAAATCTTATCAGCAATTCGCAGCGGCCAATCAATAGATTTAGGAAGTTCATATCAGGACCAAATGGTTAACCGTTTAACATGGGAGTATCCAAACGTAGATGCTACAAAGTATCGATCTAAGCAGGCAGTATCAGAAATAAAGCGTATGCGTGAATCATTAGATGATTTTAGTCATACATCTTTGTTGGCACAAAAACAGCTACCTATTGCTGAACGTCCATTATTTTTACAAGAAAAATCAATTTCTCCTGCTGAGAGAGGAACAGCGATGCATCTGTTCATGCAGCAAATCAAACTACATGAGCCTATAACGATTGAAGGATTGTCAGACCAGCTTGCTAAAATGGTTGTTCATGAGATCATTACAGAAGAGCAATCAACAGCCATTTCTATAGAACATATCCATGACTTTTTTCAAACTGAGTTGGGAGAACGTCTAGTTCATGCTACGATGGTGAAGAGAGAGTTACCATTTAGCCTTGCGTTACCAGCGAAGGAAGCTTATCCAAAATGGCAAATACAAGACGAAGAGACTGTTCTTGTTCAAGGAATGATTGATTGTATATTTGAAGATGATCAAGGAATTGTATTACTAGATTATAAAACTGATACAATTACCGGTCGTTTTACAAATGGGTTTGAAGAAGCTGAACCAATATTAACGAAGCGTTATCGCACTCAAATAGATTTATACCGACATGCGCTTGAACAGATATGGCAACGAAAAATAGATGAATGCTACTTATTTTTCTTTGATGGGTCACATCTATTACGCATGTAA
- a CDS encoding spore germination protein GerPB: MNFYINQSIIIHQLRVDGVSNSSVLQIGSAGSINALSNLYNTGAYTEPAPEAQQPTGFPGTGQLVPLQGP, encoded by the coding sequence TTGAACTTTTATATTAACCAAAGTATTATTATTCACCAACTAAGAGTTGATGGTGTTTCGAACTCTTCTGTGTTACAAATAGGAAGTGCTGGTAGTATTAATGCATTATCAAATTTGTATAATACAGGAGCATATACAGAGCCCGCTCCCGAAGCTCAACAACCTACAGGTTTTCCAGGCACGGGACAACTTGTACCATTACAGGGACCATAA
- a CDS encoding spore gernimation protein GerPD, protein MNFTVTNRNLCVGDIRMIGVSSSSVFLVGDTHSITLSSIFDTPPESLIVGAVAPFVPFVPTAPPSTAL, encoded by the coding sequence ATGAATTTTACTGTAACAAACCGGAATTTATGTGTAGGAGACATTAGAATGATTGGTGTATCTAGTTCTTCAGTTTTTTTAGTCGGCGACACACATTCAATAACTTTATCATCCATATTTGATACCCCACCAGAATCTTTAATAGTGGGCGCAGTTGCACCATTCGTTCCATTTGTTCCTACCGCGCCACCTTCAACTGCACTTTGA